In a genomic window of Muntiacus reevesi chromosome 1, mMunRee1.1, whole genome shotgun sequence:
- the LOC136151159 gene encoding olfactory receptor 2D3-like yields the protein MWMPPGQNRTWVSEFILLGFSSDTTTNRILFSAFLLLYLSSVLGNGLIITLVYLDMHLHTPMYFFLCILSLLDLSYVTTTVPQMLVHLLSRSQTISFAGCWLQMYIFGAVGLTECILFVVMAFDRYVAICYPLRYTLILSWSLCIQLSAGTWACGFFFSLIHTLFTMRLPYCGPNRVNHYFCEGPSVRNLACMDTYVIEMVDLIISVFMVVAPLSLIVASYIRIAQAILKFKSMQARCKAFSTCASHLTVITFFYAPATYLYMRPNASYSPEQDKQVSLFYNVFTALLNPVVYSLRNEDMKRAFLKVMGR from the coding sequence ATGTGGATGCCTCCAGGGCAGAACCGAACCTGGGTTTCTGAATTTATCCTACTTGGCTTCTCCAGTGACACCACGACCAACAGGATCCTCTTCAGTGCCTTCCTTCTTCTTTACCTGAGCTCAGTCCTGGGCAATGGGCTCATCATCACCCTGGTATACCTGGACATGCATCTCCACactcccatgtatttcttcctctgtaTCCTCTCCCTGCTGGATTTGAGTTATGTCACCACTACAGTGCCCCAGATGCTGGTGCATCTTCTTTCTCGATCTCAGACCATCTCCTTTGCTGGTTGCTGGCTACAAATGTACATCTTTGGTGCTGTGGGCCTGACTGAGTGCATTTTATTTGTCGTCATGGCCTTTGACCGGTACGTGGCCATCTGCTATCCACTGCGTTACACTCTCATCCTCAGCTGGAGCCTGTGCATACAGCTGTCAGCTGGGACCTGGGCCTGtggtttcttcttctctctcatcCACACTCTTTTCACCATGAGGCTGCCATACTGTGGGCCCAACAGGGTCAACCACTACTTCTGTGAAGGCCCTTCAGTACGAAATTTGGCTTGCATGGATACCTACGTCATTGAGATGGTGGACCTAATCATCAGTGTCTTCATGGTTGTTGCCCCACTGTCCCTCATTGTGGCCTCCTACATCCGTATTGCCCAGGCCATTCTCAAGTTCAAGTCCATGCAGGCCCGCTGCAAGGCTTTCTCCACCTGTGCCTCCCACCTGACTGTGATCACATTCTTCTATGCTCCAGCCACCTACCTCTACATGAGGCCCAATGCAAGCTATTCCCCTGAGCAAGACAAGCAGGTGTCACTCTTTTATAATGTCTTCACTGCTCTGCTTAATCCTGTGGTCTACAGTCTGAGGAATGAGGACATGAAGAGGGCTTTTCTCAAAGTGATGGGGAGGTAG